The nucleotide window ACACTTTACAGTTAGAAGACCCTTCACGAAGTGCTGCCATGGCCACTATGGCCAGTGGCCAGCTACCCGCAAACACTGGGACACCTCCCCAGCCTCCCTTAACATCACCTAGCCTTGCACGACAACAATAAATGTTCCAAAATCTATGGATTATGCAAACGTTGTAAAACCCACGACCAGTACTTCGACAATGCAAGATCGAGCAGCGGTAGTTGATCCAATCCCCCCTAGACAAGCCCAATTCTTTCAAGGACAACCAACGGTATGCTTTACATAATCAGAAGTTGAACGTATGAACTATATTGAAGGACTGCAACAGGCAGTTGTGTGCAAATTTCATATGGATGGCCAGACATCAATGAAATACGTCGAATTGTTCCTATGTAGTGTGGTATCAAAGCTTATTGCAACATTGGATATCTTCGTGACAGGCACATTTTGATTCGATTTTCATTATGGCAAGATTACGTAGATTTCTCGTCAAAAGGTGTGTACTATGTTAAGGATAAGCATGGGGATGAATATCAACTAAGAACTTTGATCTATGATGCAAAATTTAAAGTTGGAGAGGAGACACCTAAGGTAATGGCTTGGATTTCATTCCCTAATTTGCAGCCTACATATTTTGTCAGAGAATGCTTGTTCTCTCTAGCTTCTACTGTAGGTAAACCCCCTCACTTGGATTTGGCTACTGTCAAGAAAACTAGACCTAGTTGTGCTCGTGTTAAAGTGTTGGTGGATCTGCTAGCTGACCTCCCCAAGAAAGTTCGGATGGACATTGTCAATGAAGTAAATGGGGATGTTAGAACTGAATGGGTAACCATTAACTATGATTATTTGCCAAAGTACTGTAAAGAGTGCAAGTTACAAGGCCATGGCATGCTTGAATGTTTGAGAATTAATCCTGATTTAAGGGAAAGCAAAAATGTCCAGCAGCAGGAAAATGCCGAAAATGTGAAACAAGGCACTAAGAAACCGGCAAAACATGATGCTCCTTTGATGATCCTTACTAGTGGTAAGGTAGTTGGTAATGCAGGCCCTCGATGGAAGGAAGTTCGAGACAATAGGGGACTAAACAAAGGCAAACAATCTGAAGGTACTACTGCATAAGGGAAAGAAATAGTTCTTGTTAACAATACAACTGTGACAAAACAAATACAAACAACCAACCAATTTGCAGTGCTAGAAATTGAAAATGGTGAGATAAATGAAGGTTACCAATTGGTAGCTGTGGAGGAAACTCCAGTTCAAAAAACCACAAGTAACAACATTCAGTAAAATAATTCCATAGCAGGTGTAGAGAATGAGTCAGAGGAGCAGGAATTTGATTTTTCAACTAGACAAATAGTACAAAAGGTAACTTCTCCTAGATCATCTAGGAGACAATCATCCAAGACACAACCCAAGAAACTGAACCCTGCAGCACCTACTTTCAATCCTACAGCAATAAAAAATTATGCAGCAAATAGGGAAGCAACAGCTCATTGTGTACAAAAAGATTTGGGGAATGAGCAGCATTTTCACAATGAGTCAACTGCCCATTGGGTCCAAAAAGCATTCAAAAATAATGTAGTTCAAGTCAAAACTTCATGTCAAGACATTCCTTCACAGGACACCAAAGTTGAACAACAATTAGCaaacaacaaagaaaatgaatttgttgaagatacagattttgagaaattcatgaccaatgaaaaagaaaaatgggcaGGAGAGAGATTATGGCTCAACCAAACAGAGGAAGACCTAGCAGATGGTCAGATTCCAGATACAATGCATAGTGATGAAGAATTTGGAGgaaatgaagtggaagatgagGATCAAAGTTTTATTTGTAATGCCAATGCAATCAATATTCAAAGCATCAGCGAATGCACAAATGCAGCAACAGAAAAGACAAAAGAGGGGAACATTAATATTATAGATTCAGGAGGGACTTCACATAATGTTGTTAGTAATGTCTTAAAAGAAGCTGAAAATgcagacaagaaacaagacaaGAATGCAGACAAAAACTGAGCTATTACAGTGCAGGTTTATGCAAGAAGTACTGTTCCATTGAGCAACGTGCAGGATGTAGTAGGAAGTAACGTTCCACTGAACAATACAATGTTGTTGACCAATGAGCATGCTGCAAAAGATGCTGAACTTATCAACCAGGCAGAGGATATTGTTACATcaaaagaagaagtagaagcacaTGATCAAGTTAACCACGCAGAACTTAAAGGTGGAGACATGGATGAGGAATCCAATGCACAAAATTTCCTTAATGTTGCCAAGCAGGGAGATCTGTCGCCCAGGCTTATTGAACTAGTAAAATCTGCagcaaagggaaaaaagaaacagTCAAAAGACACTTCTACTATCCCAGTTAGTGGAGTACAAACAAGGAGAACActgtccaaatcccaaaacatttaATGGATGCCATTATATGGAATGTCAGGTCAGTAAACACAATGCAAGCATTTGAAAGGCTGATTACAATGCACAGAAAACATCATTTTGAGTTCATAGGAATCCTTGAGCCTATGCAACAGTCTCACAAAATGGAGAGGTATAGAGCAAGAATTGGTTTGGCACAAGCTGTGGTTAATGTGTCAAACAAGATTTGGGCTTTTATTGATGAAATTTCTGAGGttactattttatataacatgaCTCAACAGCTGACTTTGAGATTAATGCACTCTGAAACACATGTTGAGCTCATCCTTACACTAGTCTATGCCAAATGTGATCGCACTGAAAGAATAGAACTATGGGATACGTTGTATGCAATGGCATCAGATATGACAGTACCTTGGCTAGTTGGAGGAGACTTTAATGTGATATGGGATGAGGAAGAGAAATATGGGGGATTGCCAGTTTCCCTCATTGAAGTAGATGACTTCAGACACTACATCAATACCTGCAACTTGACAGACTTGGGTTTTAAAGGAAGCATATTTACATAGTGGAATGGAAGATCAGAGGAGGACTGCATTTTTAAAAGATTGGACAGATGTTTTGGCAACAATGAATTACAACAGACCTTTCCTGGATTGGAGATAACTCCCCTATCCAAAATTGGGTTTGATCATTACCCAATGCTGCTAAAATGTGATATAGAAACTCCTCCAATTAAGAAGTCATTCAGATTTCTTAACTTCTGGACAAAGCATGAAACCTTCAAAGATGTAGTAAAGGAGAATTGGAATGCTGATTTTAGTGCTAACCCTTTCTGCATTTTTAACTACAAGTTAAAGAAGCTTAAACAAGCACTATCTACCTGGAGCAGAGCTACATATAGGGATATATTCTAGAAGATTGCAAGCCTTAAGGAGGTGGTCTTGGTTCATGAAAGATAATTTGAAGTCAATCCTACACAGATGAATAGACAAAGATTACAACAGGTCCAAGCTGAAATGATTAAATATCTTGCATTAGAAGAAGAATTCTGGAGACAAAAAGCAGGCATATTATGGTTCAAAGATGGCGATAGAAACACTAAATTTTTCCATGCTCAAGTTAATGGGAGAAGGAAGAGACTGAAATTATCAAGGATCTAGAATAGCCTTGGTAACTGGATTGAAGAAGATCACTTAATAGCAGAAGAAGCAGTAAAGTTCTACAAGGATCAATTTACAGAGAGTGCAGTTCCAAATGATTTTGATATTCTAAATCATGTACCTTCAATGGTAGATAGTGATCAACATGAAAGACTGATGGCTTTGCCTTCCAATGAAGAAGTGAAGAGAGCAATTATAGGGTTGAATGGGGACTCAGCTGGTGGACCGGATGGATTCACTGGAGCCTTTTACCAAACATGCTGGGAAATTATTGAAGAAGATGTAGTCCGCATGGTCAAGGCTTTCTTTTGCGGTCAGCAGTTGCCAAAGAGTGTGACACACACAAACCTGGTTTTattaccaaagaaaaaagaagttacgACCTTTGCGGACATGAGACCAATAAGTCTTAGCAACTTTGCTAACAAGATTTTCTCTAGGGTTATTCATGAGCGGTTGGTTGAATTATTACCAAACATAATCTCAGAGGAACAGGCAGGTTTTGTGAAGGGCAGAAGCATAGTTGAGAACGTGCTGCTAACTCAAGAAATCATTAAGGATATCAGGTTGAGAACAAAAGCAGGTCCAAACGTTGTGATTAAGCTTGATATGACAAAAGCTTACGATAGGCTTTTATGGCTATTCCTGACCaaaatactaaggaaaatgggatTTCCTGAAGCTTTTATTGGCTTGATCTTTGATTTGATTGGGAACAATTGGTACTCTATTCTTATAAATGGTCAGCCTAATGGATTATTCAAATCATCGAGGGGAGTTAAACAGGGTGACCCTTTGTCACCAACTCTATTCATTCTAGCAGCAGAAGCACTTTCTCGGGGATTGAATTCACTACACACTAACCTGTATTTCTGTGGATTTGGAATGCCTAGATGGAGCCCAAAAATAAATCATCTATCATACTCTGATAATATGATCATTTTCTGCTCATCTGATGAAACTTCATTGAGACTTGTCATGGAGGTTTTGCAAGCTTATGAATCATCATCTGGTCAACTGGTGAACAAAGCCAAATCAGCCATATACCTGCATCATTTAACGGATAATGAGGTGATTAACAAGGTGGAAAGGATTACAGGCATAAGAAGACAAGGTTTCCCTATGACCTATCTCGGATGTcctattttttatgcaagaagaaGGGGAGACTATTACCAGGGATTAATCACCAAGGTTATGGACAAACTGTAGTCATGGAAATTCAAACTCCTATCTGTAGGAGGTAGAGCGGTTTTGATCGCAAATATCCTGCAGAGTATCCCAATTCATATGTTGTCAGCAATTAATCTACCAAGTTATGTGATCAACAAATTACATAGCATTTTTGCCAAGTTTTTCTGGAGCAGCAATGTGGGAGGCAGCACTAGACATTGGGCGTCTTGGACTAAACTTTGTATGCTTTATGAGGAGGGAGGCATAGGTTTCAGGTCCCTGCATGATGTATCCAAGGCACTATTCTGCAAATTGTGGTGGAATTTCAGGACAAAGCCCAGTTTGTGGAGTGCATTTATTAGTCAAAAGTACTGCAAGAAACTAAATGCAGTAATTGTACCTTGGAAGGGTGGATCCCACGCGTGGAGAAAAATGCTAGAATGTAGGGACTTGATTGAGCATCAAATCTACTGGAAACTGAGAATGGGATCAGCTCTATTCTGGTTCGACAATTGGACTGAGATAGGAGCCTTATATTTTCAAGTACCTGCAGAGTTTGGTATCGATGAGGATATTCATAATGTCAATGATATGGTTGAAAATGGTATGTGGAATGTGGATAAAATGTTTGAGAGCCTACCTGAAGATTTGGCACACCACATTGTGCAGAATATTAGACCACCAACTAAAAGTTCACAGTTAGATACTCCTTTCTGGATGCTTGAAACAAGGGGACATTTTACAGTAAAGTCTGCATGGGATTACGTACGAAGAAGAGCCAACCCAAGATTAGCTTACAAGATGATATGGGTAAAAGGTTTACCTTTCAAGATATCCGTCTTCCTGTGGAAGGTGTGGAAAGCCAAACTGCCACTTGATGATTTCTTGCGTAAAATAGGATACTCAATGCTATCTAAATGTTGGTGCTGTGCTGATCCTAAGGAGGAGTCATTACTACATCTGTTCTTCACATCCAATGTAGCTAGAAGTGTTTGGACTTACTTCCTGAGGAGAGCAGGAATTGCATTAGATGGGTTGTCACTACATCAAGCAATTACAAAGTGTTGGACAGCACCAGTTGTACCTAGATTGAAGCCAGTATTACAAGCTTTACCTACATGCACTGTATGGGATCTTTGGAAGAGAAGAAACAGTTTGAAATATGGAGAAGCAGTGTCAGTGAGCAGAGTTATTTACCAGGTGTCATCTACTGTGTAAGCACTTGTCCAACTGAAAAAGCCTGGACTACGTGTGGCTCAGAAGTGGCTGGACTTACTGACAATGATGGAGCACTACACACCTCGACTGAAATATGATAAAGTTTTATAGGAATTTCCTTCAAGAGGATGGATCAAAGTGAATACGGATGGAGCATGTAGAGGGAACCCAGGGAGGAGTTCAATTGGTTTCTGCATAAGGGATGAGGTAGGTGATTTGATATATGCAGAAGGAAGGGATATTTCTGAAGGAACCAACAATGAATCAGAAGCGGTAGCTATTGTGGAGGCATTGAAGATGTGCAAAAATCTTAATTATTTCCGGATATGGTTGCAGACAGATTCTATGCTATTAAAGAACATTATAGAGGAATCATAGAAGCCTTCTTGGTATATTACTGAACATGTAGAGGAGATTTTAAGATTGAAGGAACAAAGTATCATTAAGGTCACACACATATTCAGAGAAGGGAATACATTAGCAGACCACCTT belongs to Nicotiana tabacum cultivar K326 chromosome 6, ASM71507v2, whole genome shotgun sequence and includes:
- the LOC142181842 gene encoding uncharacterized protein LOC142181842 produces the protein MDAIIWNVRSVNTMQAFERLITMHRKHHFEFIGILEPMQQSHKMERYRARIGLAQAVVNVSNKIWAFIDEISEVTILYNMTQQLTLRLMHSETHVELILTLVYAKCDRTERIELWDTLYAMASDMTVPWLVGGDFNVIWDEEEKYGGLPVSLIEVDDFRHYINTCNLTDLGFKGSIFT